GAGGCGTGTCCTGGAGGAGATGAAGCTCTCTGGGTGTGAGTTTGATAGAGgtattttcttgatttttgttGAGAGTTATGGGAAATTCGAGTTGTATGATGAAGTTGTGGGCATTGTTAAAGTAATGGAGGATGAATATAGGATTAAGCCAGATACCCGTTTCTATAATGTGTTGTTGAATGTTCTTGTGGATGCAAATAAGCTTAAACTTGTCGAATCTGCACATTCGAGCATGGTTAGAAGACGAATTAGGCATGATGTTTCGAcgtttaatattttgattaaggCCCTTTGTAAAGCTCATCAGGTTAGGCCTGCCATTTTGATGATGGAAGAGATGCCAAGTTATGGGTTATCTCCAGATGAGACCACATTCACGACTATAATGCAGGGGTACATTGAGGGGGGAAATTTAGATGGTGCACTGAGAATTAAAGAACAGATGGTAGAATATGGGTGCCCTTGTACTGATGTTACTGTTAATGTCTTGATAAATGGGTTTTGCAAACAGGGTAGGATTGATCAAGCCTTGAGTTTTATTCAAGAAGCGGTGAGTGAAGGATTTCGTCCCGACCAGTTTACATATAATACTCTTGTGAATGGTTTGTGCAAGATTGGTCATGCCAAGCATGCAATGGAAGTTGTAGATGCTATGCTTTTAGGAGGACTTGATCCAGATATCTACACATACAATTCTCTGATTTCTGGATTGTGTAAGCTGGGTGAAATTGAGGAGGCAGTGAAGATTCTGGATCAGATGGTTTCAAGGGATTGCTCTCCAAATGCTGTCACCTATAATGCTATAATTAGCTCCCTGTGTAAGGAAAATCGAGTTGATGAGGCCACGGAAATAGCTCGTCTTCTCACAAGTAAGGGAATCTTACCAGATGTTTGTACATTCAATTCTTTGATACAGGGTCTGTGCTTGTCTAGCAATCACAAGAGTGCTATGGATCTTTTTGAGGAAATGAAGGGTAAAGGATGCCGACCGGATGAGTTTACGTACAATATGTTGATTGATAGTCTTTGTTCAAGTAGGAAACTGGAGGAAGCTTTAAATCTGCTAAAGGAAATGGAATTGAATGGCTGTGCACGTAATGTAGTTATCTATAATACATTAATCGATGGGTTTTGTAAGAACAAGAGGATTGAAGAAGCAGAGGAGATATTTGATGAGATGGAACTTCAGGGGGTTTCAAGGGATTCAGTGACCTACAACACTCTTATTGATGGGCTTTGTAAAAGCAAGAGAGTGGAAGATGCTGCTCAATTAATGGACCAAATGATAATGGAGGGCTTAAGGCCAGATAAGTTCACCTACAATTCACTTCTAACCCACTTTTGCAAGACCGGGGACATTAAAAAGGCAGCAGATATAGTTCAAACTATGACATCAAGTGGATGCAATCCCGACATCGTCACCTATGCTACTCTTATCAGTGGTCTCTGTAAGGCAGGAAGAGTTCAGGTTGCAAGTCGGCTTCTCCGATCAATTCAAATGAAAGGGATGGTTCTGACACCACATGCCTATAATCCTGTTATCCAAGCATTGTTCAAACGGAACAGAACTCATGAAGCCATGAGACTTTTCAGAGAGATGTTAGACAAATCTGAACCCCCAGATGCAATAACATATAAGATTGTTTATCGTGGTCTCTGCAATGGCGGAGGGCCGATTGGAGAAGCGGTGGACTTCACAGTCGAGATGATAGAGAGAGGAAACATACCAGAATTCTCGTCATTTGTTATGTTGGCTGAAGGTCTCTGTACTTTGTCCATGGATGACACCCTTGTAAAGCTTGTTGATATGATAATGGAGAAAGCTAAGTTCTCAGAGAGGGAGATATCTACGATAAGGGGCTTCCTTAAAATCCGAAAATTTCAAGATGCATTGTCAACTCTTGGAGGTATCTTGGATGATATGTATCCCAGAAGATCGTATCGAGGCAGACGAGAATGAAGTGTTGTTTTTACTGCTCATGGAGGTATTTGGTACGAACTAAAAAAACACTATGGTTTTGTAAATGTAATTGGAAATCAGTAGAAGTTTTAGAGGCCAATTTGTTGCCATTGCTATGATATCTAGCTGTCTCCATGTAGTTATATTATACTCTTCCatttaagtttaagtttagATGTTGAtagaaacattttatttactaAACTTATTTCAAAGGCTCCGCTAATGGaggttaaattttgattatattagCAATCGATAAACcatttcattgatagaagTATTTGTAGTTCTTTAAAGATGTTATACTTGTAATTATTATCGTCTTGCATGTTGACATTTCATCTCTCTGTCTTATTCTATTgattaactaaaaaattaaagttttactatttctctcatcaaatttaaattttcacttcaaatttatcttaaattaattaataggcaTTAACATACattgagtttaattttgtttaaaacttaaacttaataattaaatttatattttatattttattaacaaaaataaagagtCGTTTCATACCTAGGctaaattatacatttttttttttaaatttttaaatatcacatAGAGAGGAAACTCCAACCTTcaatctattttattattatcgcAAAACCActtatgtaaattttaataatattgaaacCATCCCAAAATAGCTTACCTCTTGAGAAACCTACTTTGcactaaagaaacaaaatgccataattaaatatgaaaaaagtgaTTTGTTTTTACCACCGCTACCAATATGAATAACCATCATTCCATTCTAAACagattttttaatacaaatcacaatactttatttttcacGATTTAGCTATTCATCAatggggaaaaaaaataagaatgaagAACGAATGGGAAGCGCACAAATCTTCTCCATTTCAACCACCAATACCTCATCAGTCAAAACCTAATCCATCCGtccatccatc
This is a stretch of genomic DNA from Cucumis sativus cultivar 9930 chromosome 4, Cucumber_9930_V3, whole genome shotgun sequence. It encodes these proteins:
- the LOC101208075 gene encoding pentatricopeptide repeat-containing protein At3g53700, chloroplastic gives rise to the protein MAFTCVKCYPWSLPHAPLSFSSKPISNSSIFFSASLSDQLASSSSSNSTSSSHIVHHLPPDFTPKQLIETLRRQTDEVAALRVFNWASKQPNFVPSSSVYEEILRKLGKAGSFEYMRRVLEEMKLSGCEFDRGIFLIFVESYGKFELYDEVVGIVKVMEDEYRIKPDTRFYNVLLNVLVDANKLKLVESAHSSMVRRRIRHDVSTFNILIKALCKAHQVRPAILMMEEMPSYGLSPDETTFTTIMQGYIEGGNLDGALRIKEQMVEYGCPCTDVTVNVLINGFCKQGRIDQALSFIQEAVSEGFRPDQFTYNTLVNGLCKIGHAKHAMEVVDAMLLGGLDPDIYTYNSLISGLCKLGEIEEAVKILDQMVSRDCSPNAVTYNAIISSLCKENRVDEATEIARLLTSKGILPDVCTFNSLIQGLCLSSNHKSAMDLFEEMKGKGCRPDEFTYNMLIDSLCSSRKLEEALNLLKEMELNGCARNVVIYNTLIDGFCKNKRIEEAEEIFDEMELQGVSRDSVTYNTLIDGLCKSKRVEDAAQLMDQMIMEGLRPDKFTYNSLLTHFCKTGDIKKAADIVQTMTSSGCNPDIVTYATLISGLCKAGRVQVASRLLRSIQMKGMVLTPHAYNPVIQALFKRNRTHEAMRLFREMLDKSEPPDAITYKIVYRGLCNGGGPIGEAVDFTVEMIERGNIPEFSSFVMLAEGLCTLSMDDTLVKLVDMIMEKAKFSEREISTIRGFLKIRKFQDALSTLGGILDDMYPRRSYRGRRE